The following are encoded in a window of Prevotella melaninogenica genomic DNA:
- a CDS encoding fasciclin domain-containing protein, with translation MKKIIYIITMCLTMGVFSSCTQYNFDDTGLANGKHDMTMWEYFKGDSYNWDSLRVMAERADLVSLFQGTSQYGKNFTFFGPTNHSIRRYLYDNHMERVSDIPVADCKKFILNCVLPNKRVMLDDFKEGVKSSDASTPIGKGGETVEMASGKQLWIYTFHESYNGVPAAGPLRIHLVSPTTTKTSDVASCNIETNTGVVHSLVYDFNLTDF, from the coding sequence ATGAAAAAGATTATATATATAATAACAATGTGTCTGACAATGGGAGTCTTCTCCAGTTGTACTCAGTATAACTTTGACGACACTGGGCTTGCTAATGGAAAGCATGATATGACGATGTGGGAATACTTCAAAGGGGACAGCTATAATTGGGATTCCCTTCGTGTAATGGCAGAACGTGCCGACTTAGTGTCGCTCTTCCAAGGTACAAGTCAGTATGGAAAGAACTTCACATTCTTTGGTCCTACGAATCATAGTATTCGTCGTTATCTCTATGATAATCATATGGAGAGAGTGTCAGATATTCCTGTTGCTGACTGTAAGAAGTTTATCTTAAATTGTGTTTTACCTAACAAGCGTGTGATGCTTGATGATTTTAAGGAAGGTGTTAAATCTTCTGATGCATCAACACCTATTGGTAAGGGAGGTGAGACAGTAGAGATGGCTTCTGGTAAGCAGTTGTGGATTTATACTTTCCACGAGTCTTACAACGGTGTGCCAGCCGCTGGCCCTTTACGTATCCACTTGGTTTCCCCAACGACCACCAAGACTTCTGACGTTGCTTCATGTAATATTGAAACAAACACAGGAGTGGTTCACTCACTTGTTTATGACTTCAACTTAACCGACTTTTAA
- a CDS encoding SusC/RagA family TonB-linked outer membrane protein, translating to MKYHQRMFRTLRRLPSLVFLTTFILMLSWSSPASAQVAGKKFSISFKDKSVAQILDFISTKGDYKINYSDDVKNDTLLLTISFEDVDELSAVENLLSHSSFVYNIDGKVIDVFKMKNATQGQYTIRGTVKDKDGLGVPFAIVQIKGTSQGVTADIDGNFSMPVEKEEGTITISSVGYDAKTLKYHAGKAMNVILTSSAIAMGEVTVVAYGKRNTREQVGAVASVKVEDLQKAPTASIENLLQGRMAGVDVTNLSGSPGGGGSRITIRGFSSLNQKGINDGSPLYVIDGIPVSSSAGDATGGINPLSGLDPSSIESVQVLKDAASASLYGSRAGNGVILITTKKGKSGRSEVSFNFSQSLSWLPSTPMQTLGKGERDIALRLAKSQRGAHYDYMTDKLIYPGSYKDSYGWDADNDGAYDYLWRNGKVLDSERRLPGIAQDSLNTFYNNRTNWWKYAFRVGKVTKADMLLAGGTDNIRYMVNAGVYDETGIMISSNFRRFSLLSNLDFNLSTKLSAFTRINLTYATQKAGADGGRVQGLTFDPKRTSTLLPGKGSTAEQVALRQLKDIDKTNSNYNVRLSVGLNYNILKGLKFSSTYSLDHYFTRVYTFTPDYLKYDKKSEVQASNIAMTNIQTENILTYNLALPSEHKLELMAGMTYNYDLLQNLSGTAKGGPTNSIKYAGEGWPSLFNDGGTVRAAQSFLTNQQEQSLLSFLGRAAYSYKKRYMAELSIRADGSSVFGKDVRWGTFPSVGLGWAFSEEHFMKKFWWLSFGKLRASWGKSGQKFQEPYLALGVMEESNIFNGSLGLIPQSMANKKLTWEESDQYDLGLDLQMLDYRLKLKLDYYYKYSSKLLMQSYLPGNVFLATSMWDNASAISNEGIEFEAQYDVIRKKNWNWSVGFNLSHNKNMLRKTYNGEDLNDKVLGRPVYGIYTFKDEGIVQKEEDIPMYLNASGKQIPLYFQSINNPLRVGGRKIKDQNYDGVIDDKDLYYAGSTLPAVYGGLNSHLEWKGLSFDVLFSYTISRKVMNMYKNSAFTFTKDFGVIMNYFHAGDFWTTSNRDAKYPSLEFADKDYVGQFDGNVDSNIENISFLRLKQLVIGYQIPKNWLKGSFIKDANVYLSGENLFLLTNYSGVDPEIINPYSGKDDGTQYPLNRKVTLGLNLKF from the coding sequence ATGAAGTATCATCAACGCATGTTTAGAACTTTAAGAAGGTTACCTTCTTTGGTGTTTCTGACAACTTTTATCTTGATGCTTTCGTGGAGTTCTCCTGCTTCTGCACAAGTAGCGGGTAAGAAATTCTCGATTTCGTTTAAGGATAAGAGTGTTGCTCAGATCTTGGATTTCATTTCTACAAAGGGAGACTACAAGATTAATTACTCTGACGATGTTAAGAACGACACGTTGCTTCTTACGATATCGTTTGAGGATGTAGACGAACTGAGTGCTGTGGAAAATCTATTGTCTCACTCATCTTTTGTCTATAATATTGATGGCAAGGTGATTGATGTGTTCAAAATGAAGAACGCAACACAAGGACAATACACGATTCGTGGTACAGTAAAAGACAAAGATGGATTGGGAGTGCCTTTTGCTATTGTGCAAATTAAGGGTACGTCGCAAGGTGTTACCGCTGATATTGACGGTAACTTCTCAATGCCTGTAGAGAAAGAGGAGGGGACGATTACTATCTCCAGCGTGGGCTATGATGCTAAAACGCTAAAGTATCATGCTGGTAAAGCTATGAACGTTATCCTGACTTCTTCAGCTATCGCAATGGGTGAGGTTACGGTTGTTGCCTATGGTAAGCGTAATACACGTGAGCAAGTGGGTGCTGTGGCTTCTGTAAAAGTTGAGGATTTGCAGAAGGCACCAACGGCAAGTATTGAGAACCTCTTGCAGGGTCGTATGGCTGGTGTAGATGTAACTAACCTCTCAGGTTCACCTGGTGGTGGTGGTTCTCGTATTACTATTCGTGGTTTTAGCTCTCTTAATCAGAAGGGTATCAATGATGGATCCCCTCTCTATGTGATTGATGGTATTCCAGTGTCAAGTAGTGCAGGAGATGCAACGGGTGGTATCAATCCATTGTCAGGACTCGATCCTTCAAGTATTGAGTCTGTACAGGTACTTAAGGATGCTGCATCAGCATCCCTCTATGGTTCACGTGCTGGTAATGGTGTTATCCTTATTACAACGAAGAAGGGTAAGTCTGGACGTTCTGAAGTGAGTTTTAATTTCTCACAGTCTCTTTCTTGGTTGCCAAGTACACCAATGCAGACCCTTGGTAAGGGTGAACGCGATATTGCTCTCCGTCTTGCTAAGAGCCAAAGAGGTGCACATTATGACTACATGACAGATAAGTTGATTTATCCGGGTTCTTATAAGGATTCATACGGATGGGATGCTGATAATGATGGTGCATACGACTATCTGTGGCGTAATGGTAAGGTGTTGGATTCAGAACGTCGTCTGCCAGGTATTGCGCAAGATTCACTTAATACTTTCTATAACAACAGAACAAACTGGTGGAAGTATGCTTTCCGTGTAGGTAAGGTGACTAAGGCTGATATGTTGTTAGCAGGTGGTACGGATAATATTAGATATATGGTTAATGCTGGTGTTTATGATGAAACTGGTATTATGATTAGTTCTAACTTCCGTCGTTTTAGTTTGTTGAGTAATCTTGATTTCAATCTGTCAACAAAGTTGAGTGCTTTCACACGTATTAATCTTACATATGCTACGCAGAAAGCTGGAGCAGATGGAGGTCGTGTGCAGGGATTGACATTCGACCCGAAACGTACATCAACTCTCTTGCCTGGTAAGGGTAGTACTGCTGAGCAAGTGGCGTTGAGGCAATTGAAGGATATTGATAAGACCAACTCAAACTATAATGTTCGTTTGAGTGTCGGTTTGAACTATAACATCTTGAAGGGTCTGAAGTTCTCTTCTACTTATTCGCTTGACCATTACTTCACACGTGTGTACACGTTCACACCTGATTATCTGAAGTATGATAAGAAGTCTGAAGTTCAGGCTTCCAATATTGCAATGACGAATATTCAGACAGAGAATATTCTTACTTACAACTTGGCATTACCAAGTGAGCATAAGTTGGAGTTGATGGCTGGTATGACATATAACTATGACTTGTTGCAGAACTTAAGCGGTACTGCAAAGGGCGGTCCTACCAACTCTATTAAGTATGCAGGTGAGGGATGGCCTTCACTCTTCAACGATGGTGGAACAGTAAGAGCAGCACAGAGTTTCCTTACTAACCAGCAGGAACAGTCATTGCTCAGTTTCTTAGGTCGTGCTGCTTATAGCTATAAGAAGCGTTACATGGCAGAACTTTCTATCCGTGCGGATGGATCAAGTGTGTTCGGTAAGGATGTACGTTGGGGTACCTTCCCTTCTGTAGGTCTTGGTTGGGCATTCAGTGAAGAGCACTTCATGAAGAAGTTCTGGTGGTTAAGCTTCGGTAAACTTCGTGCTTCTTGGGGTAAGTCTGGGCAGAAGTTCCAGGAGCCTTATTTGGCATTGGGTGTGATGGAGGAGAGTAACATCTTTAATGGTTCGTTAGGTCTTATCCCACAATCTATGGCTAATAAGAAGTTGACTTGGGAGGAGAGTGACCAGTATGACCTCGGTCTTGACTTGCAGATGTTGGATTATCGTTTGAAACTCAAGCTCGATTATTACTATAAGTATTCAAGCAAGCTGTTGATGCAGTCTTACCTTCCAGGTAATGTCTTCCTTGCTACAAGTATGTGGGACAATGCATCTGCTATCTCTAACGAAGGTATCGAGTTCGAGGCTCAGTATGATGTTATCCGCAAGAAGAATTGGAACTGGAGCGTAGGCTTCAACCTTTCTCATAATAAGAACATGCTGCGTAAGACATACAATGGCGAAGACCTTAATGATAAAGTCTTAGGTCGTCCAGTCTATGGTATCTATACTTTCAAGGATGAGGGAATTGTTCAGAAGGAAGAGGATATCCCAATGTATCTTAATGCATCAGGTAAGCAGATTCCACTCTACTTCCAATCAATCAATAATCCATTGCGTGTGGGCGGAAGAAAGATTAAGGATCAGAACTATGATGGTGTGATTGATGATAAGGACCTCTATTATGCTGGTAGCACACTTCCTGCTGTTTATGGTGGTTTGAATAGCCACTTGGAGTGGAAGGGATTGAGCTTTGATGTACTCTTCAGCTATACCATTAGCCGTAAGGTTATGAATATGTATAAGAACAGTGCCTTCACCTTTACAAAAGACTTCGGTGTAATCATGAACTACTTCCACGCTGGTGACTTCTGGACAACAAGTAATAGAGATGCAAAGTATCCATCACTTGAGTTTGCTGATAAGGATTATGTAGGTCAGTTTGATGGTAACGTAGATTCTAACATTGAGAATATTAGCTTCCTACGACTCAAGCAGTTGGTTATTGGTTATCAGATACCTAAGAACTGGCTGAAGGGCTCATTCATCAAAGATGCTAATGTATACCTCAGTGGAGAGAATTTGTTCTTGCTTACCAATTACTCAGGAGTAGACCCAGAAATTATTAATCCTTATTCTGGTAAGGACGATGGAACACAGTATCCATTGAATAGAAAGGTTACTTTGGGTCTCAACTTAAAATTCTAA
- a CDS encoding cell division protein FtsX yields MAKKRNKARSRHSLQVVTLCISTAMVLMLIGIVVLTGFTSRNLSSYVKENLTITMILQPDMNTEESTALCERIRTLHYINSLNFISKEQALKDGTKELGANPAEFAGENPFTGEIEVQLKANYANNDSIRNIVQQLRTYRGVSDITYPQSLVESVNQTLGKISLVLLVIAVLLTIISFSLINNTIRLSIYAHRFSIHTMKLVGGSWSFIRAPFLRRAVLEGLVSALLAIAVLGIGICLLYEKEPEITKLLSWDALIITAIVMLAFGVIIATFCAWLSVNKFLRMKAGDLYKI; encoded by the coding sequence ATGGCAAAAAAAAGAAACAAAGCCCGCAGTCGTCATAGCCTGCAGGTTGTCACACTATGTATCAGTACAGCTATGGTACTGATGCTGATTGGTATAGTTGTACTTACAGGCTTTACCAGTCGCAATCTTAGTTCTTATGTAAAGGAGAATCTGACTATCACTATGATTCTCCAACCCGATATGAATACGGAAGAGAGTACTGCTCTCTGCGAGCGTATTCGCACCTTGCATTATATCAACAGCTTGAACTTTATCAGTAAAGAGCAAGCGTTGAAGGATGGAACTAAAGAATTAGGTGCCAACCCTGCCGAATTTGCAGGTGAGAATCCGTTTACGGGTGAGATAGAAGTACAGCTGAAAGCTAACTATGCTAACAATGACTCTATCCGCAATATTGTTCAGCAGTTGCGTACCTATCGTGGTGTGAGTGACATCACTTATCCACAGAGCTTGGTAGAAAGTGTAAACCAAACTTTGGGTAAGATTAGTTTGGTATTATTGGTTATTGCTGTATTGCTCACCATCATATCATTCTCTCTGATTAACAACACTATCCGATTGAGTATCTATGCACATCGCTTCTCAATCCACACGATGAAACTTGTTGGTGGTTCATGGAGTTTTATCCGTGCACCATTCTTGCGCCGTGCGGTATTAGAAGGATTGGTTTCAGCCCTATTGGCAATTGCAGTCTTGGGTATCGGAATATGTCTCCTGTACGAAAAGGAACCAGAGATTACGAAATTACTGTCATGGGATGCATTGATTATCACAGCAATCGTAATGTTAGCTTTTGGTGTGATTATTGCAACCTTCTGCGCATGGCTGTCAGTAAACAAGTTCCTGCGCATGAAGGCAGGTGACTTATATAAGATTTAA
- a CDS encoding undecaprenyl-diphosphate phosphatase → MTLLQTIIISIVEGLTEFLPVSSTGHMIITQNLLGVPSGDDFVHAFTFIIQFGAILSVVCLYWKRFFQIDHTPVPVDETCTFKRIIHPIRFYWLLFIGVLPAVIIGLAAKKSGLLDWLLDSVWVVAIMLVVGGIFMLYCDKLFNKGKEENQVTEKRAFSIGLFQCLSVIPGTSRSMATIVGGMANGLTRKRAAEFSFFLAVPTMAGATLLDLLDLLKGDSTWASAHNLIMLAVGCVVSFIVALLAMKWFVSFLAKYGFKWFGWYRIIVGVIIIIMLLCDIPLNMVD, encoded by the coding sequence ATGACACTTTTACAAACGATTATTATCTCTATTGTCGAAGGGCTAACGGAGTTCCTTCCTGTGTCATCTACGGGTCACATGATTATTACACAAAATCTTTTAGGTGTACCATCAGGTGACGATTTTGTACATGCCTTTACCTTCATCATCCAGTTTGGTGCTATCCTCTCTGTCGTATGCTTATATTGGAAACGCTTTTTCCAAATCGATCATACCCCAGTGCCTGTTGATGAAACTTGTACTTTCAAAAGGATTATTCACCCAATCCGCTTCTACTGGTTATTGTTCATTGGTGTCCTACCAGCTGTTATCATTGGCTTAGCAGCTAAGAAAAGTGGTTTACTTGACTGGCTGCTCGACTCAGTTTGGGTTGTAGCAATAATGCTCGTTGTGGGTGGTATCTTCATGCTTTACTGCGATAAACTGTTCAATAAGGGAAAAGAAGAGAATCAAGTAACTGAAAAACGTGCCTTTAGCATTGGTCTTTTCCAGTGCTTATCGGTTATACCTGGCACAAGTCGCTCTATGGCTACCATCGTTGGCGGTATGGCAAACGGATTGACACGTAAGCGTGCAGCAGAGTTCTCATTCTTCCTTGCAGTACCTACTATGGCTGGTGCAACACTACTCGACCTACTTGATTTATTAAAAGGTGACAGCACATGGGCGTCTGCTCATAACCTTATAATGCTCGCTGTAGGCTGTGTTGTATCATTTATCGTTGCGCTATTGGCAATGAAATGGTTTGTAAGTTTCCTTGCAAAATATGGTTTCAAGTGGTTCGGTTGGTATCGTATCATCGTTGGCGTTATCATTATTATAATGCTACTCTGTGATATTCCACTGAATATGGTTGACTAA
- a CDS encoding DUF3098 domain-containing protein, which yields MDKRNLAFGKTNFILLAIGVAVVILGFILMSGGTSTETVFDPDIFSARHIKVAPIVTFIGFISIIGAILYQPKETKEVEE from the coding sequence ATGGACAAAAGAAATTTAGCTTTTGGTAAGACCAACTTTATTTTGTTGGCTATAGGTGTAGCCGTTGTTATTCTCGGCTTTATCCTTATGAGTGGTGGAACATCTACTGAAACCGTATTTGATCCAGACATCTTCAGTGCCCGTCACATCAAGGTAGCGCCCATTGTTACCTTTATTGGTTTTATCTCTATCATTGGTGCTATTCTCTATCAGCCGAAAGAAACTAAAGAAGTGGAGGAATAA
- a CDS encoding outer membrane beta-barrel protein produces the protein MKRIAILIILVTSTLVSMAQNKLGTWSVIPHVGVSISSLLGGSGIYEIGIEQGTEVKTHALLGFVGGADVMYQASDAVCLSAGLSFVQAGCKLEDYTDDHTVVYDRYLRINYVSMPILVHNKLLPGFSVKVGIEPTCVFNANNHEVYQLYSVDKDGKKTNFQENTYDFDIKNGMCKFGLSIPVGVSYEYENVVLGALYHVGVFKIYKEGDSSRNSVFEVSVGYKLNL, from the coding sequence ATGAAACGAATAGCTATTCTAATCATATTAGTTACATCAACTTTGGTATCAATGGCACAGAATAAATTAGGTACATGGTCAGTGATACCGCATGTTGGAGTGTCAATTTCTTCTTTGTTAGGTGGGTCTGGAATCTATGAAATTGGTATTGAGCAAGGTACAGAAGTAAAGACACATGCATTGTTAGGGTTTGTTGGAGGCGCTGATGTGATGTATCAGGCTTCTGATGCCGTATGTCTTTCTGCTGGCTTATCATTTGTTCAAGCAGGCTGTAAGTTGGAGGATTATACTGATGACCACACTGTAGTTTATGATCGTTACTTGCGAATAAATTATGTGAGTATGCCAATTTTAGTTCATAATAAGTTGTTGCCAGGTTTTTCTGTTAAGGTTGGTATAGAACCAACCTGCGTCTTTAATGCTAATAATCATGAAGTATATCAGTTGTATTCTGTAGATAAAGACGGTAAGAAGACTAATTTCCAAGAGAATACATATGATTTTGATATAAAGAATGGTATGTGTAAGTTTGGTCTTTCTATACCAGTTGGCGTAAGCTATGAGTACGAAAACGTTGTGTTAGGAGCATTATATCATGTGGGAGTCTTTAAGATTTACAAGGAAGGCGATTCTTCTCGTAACAGCGTGTTTGAGGTGTCTGTAGGTTATAAATTAAATCTTTAA
- a CDS encoding RagB/SusD family nutrient uptake outer membrane protein, with product MKKIIMLSICGCLLSSCSLDLQPENGLTYSNSFNTEKELNATTTSIQYYINTVVGNNYVLSTAGMKADEILDGKQLREWNPRTVITSEYSWKGLYDIIFESNLLLDNIDKTKDLAEDRRKYHVGQAEFALGLSYFLLAQRYGEAIITDNSSEIKPYSLSSQSDVLNAAIEHAKKALDVLPTWDKLTDLNGVSITNRQTASKGTAAALLAQIYAWKGSVTELYKLQGNAQEDYQKSIDYSTQLIDGQVGNYQLCSSPEELCTYLSNEKSPNPEAIFSLYFDKTRSENVVSPNEVAQNFVSWPVREDQTLADLPSSSTYQLYTSTIERLFPDATDQRLQAFFYQWGTSHEVDGTDYAIMYKFRKAIMDADQYSASGKTYRTVDADYVYWRLADFYLLRAECYQKLGNDAKAIADLNMIRSRAGALSYPSTYDTEGLKKAIFLEREKEFIGENDARYADVIRNGYVKEELQGKFLLLTNQDIQGGALFLPLPKDAWQDKDGHIINTLLRQKPYWQAYN from the coding sequence ATGAAGAAGATTATAATGCTCTCAATATGTGGTTGTCTTCTGTCCTCTTGCAGCCTTGACTTGCAGCCTGAGAACGGATTGACTTACAGCAACTCGTTCAATACAGAGAAAGAGTTGAATGCGACAACCACTTCTATTCAATATTATATCAACACCGTTGTTGGCAATAACTATGTTCTTTCAACAGCAGGTATGAAAGCTGACGAGATTCTTGATGGCAAGCAGTTACGCGAGTGGAATCCACGAACAGTAATTACAAGTGAGTATTCATGGAAGGGTCTTTACGACATTATCTTTGAGTCTAACCTGTTACTTGATAATATAGATAAGACAAAAGACTTGGCTGAAGATCGTCGGAAGTATCATGTTGGACAAGCTGAATTCGCTCTTGGATTGTCTTATTTCCTTTTAGCACAACGTTATGGTGAGGCAATCATCACTGATAATTCTTCAGAGATAAAGCCTTACTCTCTCTCTTCACAGAGTGATGTGCTTAATGCTGCAATAGAACATGCAAAGAAAGCATTGGATGTTTTGCCTACATGGGATAAGTTGACAGACTTGAATGGTGTTTCTATCACTAATCGTCAGACTGCTTCAAAGGGTACTGCTGCAGCCTTACTTGCACAGATTTATGCGTGGAAGGGTAGTGTGACTGAACTTTATAAGTTGCAGGGTAATGCACAAGAAGATTATCAGAAGTCTATCGATTACTCAACACAGCTTATCGATGGTCAGGTAGGTAACTATCAGCTTTGCTCTTCACCAGAGGAACTCTGTACGTATCTGTCTAATGAGAAGTCTCCTAATCCAGAGGCGATCTTCAGCTTGTACTTTGATAAGACGCGCTCAGAGAATGTAGTTTCTCCTAATGAGGTGGCACAGAACTTTGTGAGCTGGCCTGTAAGAGAGGACCAAACATTAGCTGATTTACCATCAAGTAGTACCTATCAGCTTTATACTTCAACAATAGAAAGATTGTTTCCTGATGCTACTGACCAGCGTCTACAGGCATTTTTCTATCAGTGGGGTACCTCACATGAGGTAGATGGAACTGATTACGCTATTATGTATAAGTTCAGAAAAGCAATTATGGATGCCGATCAGTATTCTGCAAGTGGTAAGACTTACCGTACGGTAGATGCTGACTATGTTTACTGGCGTCTTGCTGATTTCTATCTGTTGAGAGCTGAGTGCTATCAGAAGTTAGGCAACGATGCAAAGGCTATCGCTGACCTTAATATGATTCGTTCACGTGCTGGTGCACTTTCTTATCCATCAACCTACGATACAGAGGGACTGAAGAAGGCTATCTTCCTTGAAAGAGAGAAAGAGTTTATCGGTGAAAATGATGCACGTTATGCCGATGTCATTCGTAATGGATATGTGAAAGAAGAACTGCAAGGTAAGTTCCTTTTGCTGACCAATCAAGACATTCAAGGCGGTGCACTCTTCCTTCCACTTCCAAAGGATGCATGGCAGGATAAGGATGGGCACATCATTAATACATTGTTGCGCCAGAAACCTTATTGGCAGGCTTATAATTAA
- a CDS encoding DUF3078 domain-containing protein produces the protein MKRNFLITLFLIVSLGTIAQVNHPISVRSDERPSMDKIQAYIDSLKSLKDSVFTRKMPKVQRGQRLRRNDMRLFLPLTYYGNVAERLFTRDRKESPILSELMHLYLTRPDLVEGTDRMVQQQQTKLDDIKAPIHHDPTLVEKVADRPVEPTNVPVDVLVKRPNFWTFSGDYALQFLQNYVSGNWYKGGESNYSALASLVMQANYNNKQKVKWENRLELKYGMQSSRSDSLHSFKSTEDLIRLTSKLGLQATKRWYYTVQFIGNTQFSHSYRSNDPKIYSAFAAPLNINLSIGMDYSVDWMNHRLKGNFHLAPLAYNMKYTRMLELTRRLGIEDGNHFLHDFGSEFTVDLEWQLMESLTWKTRLYGYSTYKRTELEWENTFTFRFNRYISSRVFIYPRFDDGVRRDDHYAFWQLKEFASIGFQYSF, from the coding sequence ATGAAACGGAACTTTTTAATCACATTATTTCTAATAGTGAGCTTGGGTACTATTGCTCAAGTGAATCATCCTATCTCTGTTCGTAGCGATGAACGGCCGTCAATGGATAAGATTCAAGCGTATATTGATTCACTAAAATCGCTGAAGGATAGTGTGTTTACACGTAAGATGCCGAAAGTTCAACGCGGACAGAGGCTTCGTCGGAATGATATGCGATTGTTTCTACCACTGACCTATTATGGTAATGTGGCAGAAAGACTGTTTACACGTGATAGAAAGGAAAGTCCAATTCTCTCAGAGTTGATGCACCTTTACTTGACACGTCCTGACCTTGTGGAGGGCACTGATCGTATGGTACAGCAACAGCAGACGAAATTAGATGATATCAAAGCACCAATACATCATGATCCTACATTGGTAGAAAAAGTGGCTGATCGTCCTGTTGAGCCAACAAATGTACCTGTAGATGTTTTGGTAAAGCGTCCTAATTTCTGGACGTTTAGTGGTGATTATGCTCTACAGTTCCTGCAGAATTACGTATCTGGAAACTGGTATAAAGGTGGAGAAAGCAACTATTCTGCTTTGGCTTCATTGGTCATGCAAGCTAATTATAATAATAAGCAGAAAGTGAAGTGGGAGAACCGTTTGGAATTAAAATATGGTATGCAGAGCAGTCGCTCCGACTCCCTACACAGTTTTAAGAGTACAGAGGACCTGATTCGTCTTACCTCTAAACTCGGTTTGCAGGCAACAAAGCGTTGGTATTATACGGTTCAGTTTATTGGCAATACGCAATTTAGCCATTCTTACCGTTCAAATGATCCAAAGATTTATTCAGCTTTTGCAGCTCCGTTGAACATAAACCTTTCTATTGGTATGGATTACTCGGTAGACTGGATGAACCATCGTTTGAAGGGTAACTTCCACTTGGCACCATTAGCTTATAATATGAAGTATACTCGTATGTTAGAGTTGACGCGTCGTTTGGGTATCGAGGATGGTAATCATTTCCTGCATGACTTCGGTTCTGAGTTTACGGTTGATTTAGAATGGCAGTTGATGGAATCGCTTACTTGGAAAACACGGCTGTATGGCTATTCGACTTATAAGCGTACGGAGTTAGAATGGGAGAATACCTTTACCTTCCGCTTCAATCGCTATATTTCAAGTCGTGTGTTTATCTATCCTCGTTTTGATGATGGTGTACGTCGTGATGACCATTATGCCTTTTGGCAGTTGAAGGAGTTTGCTTCTATAGGCTTCCAGTATAGTTTCTAA
- the truB gene encoding tRNA pseudouridine(55) synthase TruB has product MNFKEGVIIPIDKPYGITSFKALAHVRYLCTQANDGKVKIGHAGTLDPLATGVLILATGKMTKQIETLQTHTKEYTATLQLGATTPSYDMEHEVNETFPTEHITRELIDATLPQFVGDIEQIPPTYSAVKVDGKRAFDYRRKGKDVTLKPKNIRIDEIEVLDFDAEKMQLSIRVVCGKGTYIRALARDLGRAVNSGAYLTALRRTRVGDVKVEDCVNYDQFEAWLQQQTIEK; this is encoded by the coding sequence ATGAACTTCAAAGAAGGAGTAATCATCCCTATCGACAAGCCCTACGGAATCACCAGTTTCAAGGCATTGGCGCACGTACGTTACCTTTGTACACAGGCGAATGACGGAAAAGTAAAGATTGGTCATGCAGGTACTTTAGACCCTTTGGCTACAGGAGTACTCATCCTTGCTACGGGTAAGATGACAAAGCAGATTGAAACCTTGCAGACACACACAAAGGAATATACAGCTACTCTTCAGTTGGGAGCAACCACACCGAGCTACGATATGGAGCATGAGGTGAATGAAACCTTCCCAACAGAACACATAACAAGGGAACTGATAGACGCTACACTTCCTCAGTTTGTGGGTGATATCGAGCAGATTCCACCAACTTACAGTGCTGTAAAGGTGGATGGTAAGCGTGCTTTCGACTATCGAAGAAAAGGTAAGGATGTTACGTTAAAACCTAAGAACATTCGCATTGATGAGATAGAAGTATTAGACTTCGATGCAGAGAAGATGCAACTATCAATTCGTGTGGTCTGCGGTAAAGGTACTTATATCCGCGCATTGGCACGCGACCTTGGCAGAGCTGTGAATAGCGGAGCCTATCTTACAGCATTGCGCCGCACACGTGTTGGAGACGTAAAAGTGGAAGACTGCGTCAATTATGACCAGTTTGAAGCATGGCTTCAGCAACAAACAATAGAAAAATAA